A window from Citrus sinensis cultivar Valencia sweet orange chromosome 3, DVS_A1.0, whole genome shotgun sequence encodes these proteins:
- the LOC102622760 gene encoding uncharacterized protein LOC102622760 has protein sequence MDKKNNNVVDVSTFFIFEATGDSEADFDDPNKAATAATTNTTTIDRDNDDAESTCSHDDDLPADNFPFVDDKDEANGRYYDNVQVCIDDKEEEGEEAHSYHPAWPQEQRNNKSSGHKNPVDSDHEELMSEMEKNKLFWESCLAS, from the coding sequence atggacaAGAAGAATAATAACGTGGTTGATGTGTCTactttcttcatctttgagGCCACCGGCGATTCAGAAGCTGACTTTGATGATCCCAACAAGGCCGCCACCGCCGCCACCACCAACACCACCACCATTGATCGTGACAACGACGATGCCGAATCAACGTGTAGTCATGACGACGATTTACCCGCTGATAATTTCCCATTTGTTGATGACAAAGATGAAGCAAATGGCAGGTATTACGATAATGTTCAAGTGTGCATTGATGATAAAGAAGAGGAAGGCGAAGAGGCTCACAGTTACCACCCTGCGTGGCCTCAAGAGCAACGCAATAATAAGAGTAGCGGGCACAAGAATCCTGTTGATTCAGATCATGAAGAATTAATGAGTGAAATGGAGAAAAACAAGCTCTTCTGGGAAAGTTGCCTGGCATCTTAA